Below is a genomic region from Hippea sp. KM1.
GCGGAACGACGATAACATTCCTGCCGGATAAGGAGATATTCGAAACCACCGAGTTCAGCTATGATATACTCCTTAAGAGGTTTAGGGAGCTTGCCTTCTTAAACAAAGGCATAAAGATAAGCCTCACAGATAGAAGGGTAGGAAAGTCTGAGACATTCCAGTATGATAAAGGCCTTATTTCGTTTGTTGAGTATCTATCCAAAACCAAAAAGAAGCTATTTGATGAGCCGGTCTATTTCAATATAACAGAGGGTTCTGTTTTAGTTGAGCTTGCGTTTTTATACACCGACACATACTCATCAACCATCTATACATTTGCAAACTCCATAAATACCGTTGAGGGCGGTGTGCACCTTTCGGCTTTCAAGAGTGTGCTTACCAAAACCATTAATAGATACGCAAAAAACAACAACCTAATCAAAAACAACATCGTCTTTAACGGCGATGATGTAAGGGAGGGTATCGTCGCCGTTCTATCCGTTAGGCTGCCCAACCCCCAATTCGAGGGCCAGACAAAGACCAAACTCGTCAATACGGATATAAAGAATGTGATTCAGACGGGGTTGTATGAGAAGCTGAATGAGTATTTTGAGGAGCATCCGCAGATTGCACGGCTTATCATAGATAAGGTTTTAAGGGCCTTTAATGCAAGGGAGGCGGCAAGGAAGGCCAAAGAGCTCATAAGGAGAAAAACCGTATTTGAATCAAAGGGATTGCCCGGTAAGTTGGCCGACTGCCAGGAGAAGGATCCATCAAAAGCAGAGTTATTCTTGGTTGAGGGTGATTCTGCAGGCGGTTCTGCAAAACAGGCACGGGATAGGGTCTATCAGGCTATTCTGCCTCTAAAGGGTAAGATATTAAACACAGAAAAGACTAACCTAAAGAAGGTATTGGAGAGTGAGGAGATCAGAAACATAATCACGGCTATAGGCACGGGTGTCAATGAATCGTTTAATATAGATGATGTCAGGTATCACAAGATCATCATCATGACCGATGCGGATGTTGATGGAAGTCATATCCAGACATTGATATTGACACTGTTTTTTAGATACTTCAGGGAGCTTATTGAAAACGGTTATGTCTATATCGCCCAGCCCCCGCTTTACAGGTGTAAGATAGGTAAAAAGGAGTTTTACATAAAAGATGAGAAGCAGATGAAGGAGTTTTTGATAAACAAGGGTATAGATGAGTTTATTCCTATTGTCGATGGTAAGGAGCTATCCAAAGACGAATTCAGGGCCATCTTGGATAAGCTGCTTGTGTATGAGGGTATGGTTGATAAACTCTCAAAGGTTTACCCATCAGAGGAGATCGTCAGGTGCTTGTCTATTGTATCCCCATCAATAGACGATTTTAATGATTTGGATACGGTTAGGGATAGGCTTAATGGGTGTTTGAAGGAGAATTCCGACATCGTAATAAAGCAGATAGAGCAGCAGGGCGATTCGTTTATCTTCAGGTTTGAGGTGGACAATGAGGAGAAGGAGATATTCATCAATAAGGAGTTTTTCAGCTCGCATGAGTATAAACTCATAAGCCAGTACGCCCCATCTAAAAACATGCTCGGCTCACCGCCCTTTAGGGCTAAGGTTAAGGGTGAGATAATGGAGTTTAAAACAATAAAGGATATGCTCTCTTTTATTGAGGATAGGGCAAAGAAGGGTCTTGAGATTCAAAGATATAAGGGTCTTGGTGAGATGAACCCTCAACAGCTGTGGGAGACAACAATGGATCCAAAGACAAGGAGGCTTCTGCAGGTCACGATAAGCGATGCCGAGGAGGCCGATAGGGTCTTTAATATGCTTATGGGTAATAATCCGCAACTGAGGAAGGAGTTTATCGAGAAAAACGCCAAGTTCGTCAAACATTTGGATGTGTGAGGTTGAATAGATGAAGGATCTGTTTTCCGATAAGAATATTTTTCCTGTTGATATAAAGGATACGATGCAACAATCCTATTTAGATTACTCCATGAGCGTCATAGTGGGCAGGGCTATACCCGATGCAAGGGACGGCCTAAAGCCTGTCCACAGAAGGATACTCTATGCGATGAAGGAGCTCAATTTAGAGCATAACAAGCCGTATAAGAAGAGTGCAAGGGTCGTCGGTGATGTTATAGGTAAATACCACCCACACGGCGATATGGCCGTCTATGATGCGCTTGTCAGGATGAGTCAGGATTTCTCCATGCGCTATCCCTTGATAGACGGTCAGGGTAACTTCGGCTCCTTGGACGGTGACAGCCCTGCAGCCATGAGGTATACAGAGGTGAGACTGTCTAAGATTGCAGAGGAGATGTTGAAGGATTTAGATAAAAACAGCGTTGATTTTGTGCCCAATTACGATGATTCACTTCAGGAGCCGTCGGTTTTGCCGACCTTTATACCCAACCTGTTGATGAACGGCACAGACGGTATAGCCGTCGGTTTTGCAACAAAGATCCCACCGAATAACTTGGGTGAGATTATAGATGCATGCCTGGCTTACCTTGATAGCGATGGTGATATATCAACCGATGAGATCTTGAATTATATAAAGGGCCCTGATTTCCCAACAGGGGGTATCTGTTTCGATACAAAATCAATAAAAGAGGCCTATAAAAAGGGTATAGGCAAGATTACGCTCAGGGCGAAGGTAAAAGAGGAGAAGATTAAAAACAGGCAGGCACTTGTGGTCTATGAGATACCCTATCAGGTAAACAAGGCCCTGCTTCTTCAAAGCATTGCCCAGCTGGTTAAGGATAAAAAGATCGAGGGCATAGCCGATTTGAGGGATGAGTCCAATAAGGAAGGCGTCAGGATCGTTATAGAGATAAAGAAGGATGAACAGCCCAAGGTCATACTGAATAAGCTCTTTAAATACACAAACCTACAGACGACATTTGGCGTGAATATGATGGCTTTGGTTGATAACACACCGAGGCTTTTGAATATTAAGGATGCCATTGGCGTCTTTGTTGAGCACAGGATAGAGGTTGTAAAAAGGCGCACCTCGTTTTTACTCTCAAAGGCCAAGGATAGGGCCCATATACTTGAGGGTCTTTTGATAACATTAGACAACATAGACGAGGTTGTAGCTATCATAAAATCCTCCCAATCCACCCAGGAAGCCAGAGCAAGGCTGAAGAAGAGGTTTAAGCTAAGCGATAAGCAGACCCAGGCCATCTTGGATATGAAGCTTGCACGATTGGTGGCCTTGGAGAAGCAGAAGCTGATCGATGAATACAATCAGGTTTTAAAGGATATAGAGTATTACGAAGGTATCTTGAGAAATAGGTCTATTCTGAAGGGTGTTATAAAGGATGAGCTTGTCTATGTTAAGCAGACCTATGCCGATGAGAGGAAGACGCAGATTTTAGACGGTGTTGTCGATATAGGTGTTGAGGATGTTATAAAGGATGAGCAGTTGATTATAACATTCTCCAAAAAGGGCTATGTAAAGGCCGTGCCTTTGGATGTCTATTCAACCCAGAACAGGGGCGGCAAGGGCAGGATGGCCGCAACATTCTCCGATAACGATTACATAACCGACATCTTTTTAACAAACAGCCTTAATACGCTTCTGTGCTTTACCAACTTAGGCAGGGTCTATTCAATTAAGGCTTACAATATTCCCAGGCAATCACCATCGGCCAAGGGCAGGCCCATTGTAAATATATTGAACCTGCAGCCGCAGGAGTTTGTTAAGACGATCGTTCCTATAAGCAAGGCCGATAGCCTGTTCTTTGCAACAGCGGCAGGAACGGTTAAGCGCTCCTCGTTTGAGCACTTTGAAAACATACCCTCAAACGGCAAAATGGCTATCAGGTTGAATGAGCAGGATTCCCTGGTAAGCGTCTTTAGTGTGGCAGAGGGGGATGAGGTGATTATAACCACCAGGCGTGGCATGTGTGTTAGGTTTGATGCAAATAGCGTAAGGGATATGGGAAGGATAGCAGCCGGTGTCAGGGGTATAAATTTAGCCGAAGGCGATAGTGTTGTAAGCGCCTTTAACTTCAATAAAGAGAAGCACACAAAGCTCATAGTTGTATCGGAGAGTGGACTTGGTAAGCTGTTGAGGGTTTCGGATATAAGGAAGGTTAACAGGGGTGCAAAGGGTGTCAGGTGTATAAAGCTAAAAGAAAACGACAGTGTTGCAGGCAGCTTGTCGCTAAAGGATACAGATGATGTTATTGTTGTAACAAAGAACGGTAAGATGATAAAGATGGATGCAGATTCCATCAGTGTATTCAGCAGGGCGGCAAGAGGGGTTAAGCTTATAAACTTGGATGAGGGCGACAGTGTCGTCAGTATAGTTGTTGCGGGGAGTGAGGATGAATATAAAACTTAAATTGGCCATAAAGAGGGATATACAGGCGGTTAACGAAACATTGGCTGCTTTGATAAAACCAGAGAGTGAGCTTACAAGAAAGGTCTATAGGCAGGTTATAGAAGACGGCAAAAGGCTCAGGCCTCTGCTTGTATTGTATTCTGCTTTGTCTTTGGGTATAGAAAGACCGCAGGATGCGCTTGTTGTGGGCAGTGCCGTTGAATTGATCCATACGGCAAGCCTGTTGCATGATGATATAATCGATGATGCCCTATACAGGCGCGGGAGGCCGGCCTCACACACGATATACGGTGTAAAACCGGCTGTTATGGGTGGTGATTATCTATACTCATTGGCCTATAACATCGTTTTGGATTACGATGTGGATGTTGCAAAGGCCATCTCAAGGGCTGCATGCATTTTGAGTGAGGGTGAGATAGAGGAGATAGAACAGGCCTTTAGGGTGGATGTGGATTTTGATGATTACTATAGGGTGATTTATAAAAAGACAGCTGTTTTGATAGAGGCAAGCTGCGAAAGCGGCGCCATATTGGCCAATAAGGGGTTTGTTTCTGTTTTTAAAGAATACGGCAAGAACTTGGGTTTGGCCTTTCAAATAAAGGATGACTGCCTCGACTATCAGGCGGATTTTGAGGTTTTGGGTAAGGATGTGGGGATTGATCTAAAGGAGG
It encodes:
- the gyrB gene encoding DNA topoisomerase (ATP-hydrolyzing) subunit B, with the translated sequence MAKYTAEDIKVLKGLEAVRKRPAMYIGGTSVEGLHHLVYEVVDNSIDEAMAGYCDTINVYINEDNSITVEDNGRGIPVDIHPVEKIPAVTLVLTTLHAGGKFDNKNYKVSGGLHGVGISVVNALSEWLVVEVKRDGKIYTQRFERGMPTGDLEVIGETKSSGTTITFLPDKEIFETTEFSYDILLKRFRELAFLNKGIKISLTDRRVGKSETFQYDKGLISFVEYLSKTKKKLFDEPVYFNITEGSVLVELAFLYTDTYSSTIYTFANSINTVEGGVHLSAFKSVLTKTINRYAKNNNLIKNNIVFNGDDVREGIVAVLSVRLPNPQFEGQTKTKLVNTDIKNVIQTGLYEKLNEYFEEHPQIARLIIDKVLRAFNAREAARKAKELIRRKTVFESKGLPGKLADCQEKDPSKAELFLVEGDSAGGSAKQARDRVYQAILPLKGKILNTEKTNLKKVLESEEIRNIITAIGTGVNESFNIDDVRYHKIIIMTDADVDGSHIQTLILTLFFRYFRELIENGYVYIAQPPLYRCKIGKKEFYIKDEKQMKEFLINKGIDEFIPIVDGKELSKDEFRAILDKLLVYEGMVDKLSKVYPSEEIVRCLSIVSPSIDDFNDLDTVRDRLNGCLKENSDIVIKQIEQQGDSFIFRFEVDNEEKEIFINKEFFSSHEYKLISQYAPSKNMLGSPPFRAKVKGEIMEFKTIKDMLSFIEDRAKKGLEIQRYKGLGEMNPQQLWETTMDPKTRRLLQVTISDAEEADRVFNMLMGNNPQLRKEFIEKNAKFVKHLDV
- the gyrA gene encoding DNA gyrase subunit A, coding for MKDLFSDKNIFPVDIKDTMQQSYLDYSMSVIVGRAIPDARDGLKPVHRRILYAMKELNLEHNKPYKKSARVVGDVIGKYHPHGDMAVYDALVRMSQDFSMRYPLIDGQGNFGSLDGDSPAAMRYTEVRLSKIAEEMLKDLDKNSVDFVPNYDDSLQEPSVLPTFIPNLLMNGTDGIAVGFATKIPPNNLGEIIDACLAYLDSDGDISTDEILNYIKGPDFPTGGICFDTKSIKEAYKKGIGKITLRAKVKEEKIKNRQALVVYEIPYQVNKALLLQSIAQLVKDKKIEGIADLRDESNKEGVRIVIEIKKDEQPKVILNKLFKYTNLQTTFGVNMMALVDNTPRLLNIKDAIGVFVEHRIEVVKRRTSFLLSKAKDRAHILEGLLITLDNIDEVVAIIKSSQSTQEARARLKKRFKLSDKQTQAILDMKLARLVALEKQKLIDEYNQVLKDIEYYEGILRNRSILKGVIKDELVYVKQTYADERKTQILDGVVDIGVEDVIKDEQLIITFSKKGYVKAVPLDVYSTQNRGGKGRMAATFSDNDYITDIFLTNSLNTLLCFTNLGRVYSIKAYNIPRQSPSAKGRPIVNILNLQPQEFVKTIVPISKADSLFFATAAGTVKRSSFEHFENIPSNGKMAIRLNEQDSLVSVFSVAEGDEVIITTRRGMCVRFDANSVRDMGRIAAGVRGINLAEGDSVVSAFNFNKEKHTKLIVVSESGLGKLLRVSDIRKVNRGAKGVRCIKLKENDSVAGSLSLKDTDDVIVVTKNGKMIKMDADSISVFSRAARGVKLINLDEGDSVVSIVVAGSEDEYKT
- a CDS encoding polyprenyl synthetase family protein, which gives rise to MNIKLKLAIKRDIQAVNETLAALIKPESELTRKVYRQVIEDGKRLRPLLVLYSALSLGIERPQDALVVGSAVELIHTASLLHDDIIDDALYRRGRPASHTIYGVKPAVMGGDYLYSLAYNIVLDYDVDVAKAISRAACILSEGEIEEIEQAFRVDVDFDDYYRVIYKKTAVLIEASCESGAILANKGFVSVFKEYGKNLGLAFQIKDDCLDYQADFEVLGKDVGIDLKEGKITLPVLYAMEEDSSIRERIVDFFDKKDESVLRDIVLSVKERGLNKALDKAKEFSYKAKEAIRGLPESGYKGYLEAIADYAIEREK